A DNA window from Chelativorans sp. AA-79 contains the following coding sequences:
- a CDS encoding alanine/glycine:cation symporter family protein has product MDMIRSLFGLIEDLTWGWSLIPILVIFGVFITLMSGFVQFEYFGRMFRVLSSKNQSGDPNAISARQALLVSVGGRVGGGNIAGVAVAITLGGPGAVFWMWIIALIGMATSLVESSLAQLYKRSNGDGTYTGGPASYIIYGLGAQYRWLAVLYAICLMAAFAFGFNAFQGNTFAGAANDSLGVDRVWSGLLLAVITGFIVYGGIRRIAKAADLIIPIMAFGYIALALLVIAFNITALPGALWTIVANAFGLEEAVSGGVGAALAQGLRRGLFSNEAGLGSAPNVAATADVRHPISQGITQSFSVFIDTIIICSCTAFMILLSPVYVPGSEGIDGIALTQQSLVSQFGGWVQYLLTFAILLFAFSSIIYNYYLGETALRVMTNSRSVLHGLRLAIIVVVFLGATAPGATAVFFFSDPLMGVLALVNLMAIVMLFPVALRILNDFRAQLKAGVERPVLDPRKFADLDLDHSAWSYATRPEAAALNEKAVPVQPRA; this is encoded by the coding sequence ATGGATATGATCAGAAGTCTTTTCGGTTTGATCGAGGATCTGACGTGGGGATGGTCGCTGATCCCGATACTGGTCATCTTCGGCGTCTTCATCACCCTGATGAGCGGATTCGTCCAGTTCGAGTATTTCGGCCGGATGTTTCGGGTTCTTTCATCGAAGAACCAAAGTGGTGATCCGAACGCGATCAGCGCGCGCCAGGCACTCCTTGTTTCCGTCGGCGGCCGAGTGGGCGGCGGCAATATCGCCGGCGTCGCCGTTGCCATCACGCTCGGCGGGCCGGGAGCGGTTTTCTGGATGTGGATCATCGCTCTGATCGGCATGGCAACGAGCCTCGTCGAGTCTTCTCTCGCCCAGCTCTATAAGCGTTCAAATGGCGACGGGACCTACACGGGCGGCCCGGCCAGCTACATCATATACGGGCTGGGAGCCCAGTACCGCTGGTTGGCGGTTCTTTATGCAATCTGCTTGATGGCCGCCTTTGCATTCGGCTTCAATGCCTTTCAGGGCAACACATTCGCCGGTGCTGCGAACGACAGTCTCGGGGTCGATCGCGTATGGAGCGGACTGCTGCTCGCGGTAATCACCGGCTTCATTGTTTACGGCGGCATCCGGCGCATCGCCAAGGCCGCAGACCTCATCATCCCGATCATGGCGTTCGGCTACATCGCGCTGGCGCTTCTGGTCATCGCCTTCAACATAACCGCTCTTCCCGGCGCGCTGTGGACGATCGTCGCCAATGCGTTCGGGCTCGAGGAAGCGGTGAGCGGCGGCGTGGGCGCAGCGCTGGCGCAGGGCTTGCGGCGCGGCCTGTTTTCCAACGAGGCCGGGCTGGGCTCCGCGCCGAACGTCGCGGCCACCGCCGATGTTCGTCATCCCATCAGCCAGGGCATCACCCAGTCGTTTTCCGTCTTCATAGACACCATCATCATCTGTTCCTGCACGGCATTCATGATTCTCCTCAGCCCGGTCTACGTGCCAGGCAGCGAAGGAATCGACGGCATTGCGCTCACGCAGCAATCTCTGGTCAGCCAGTTCGGGGGCTGGGTGCAGTATCTCCTGACATTCGCGATCCTGCTCTTTGCCTTCAGCTCGATCATCTACAACTACTATCTCGGTGAAACGGCGCTGCGCGTCATGACCAACAGCCGGTCGGTGCTGCACGGACTGCGGCTGGCCATTATCGTCGTTGTTTTCCTCGGTGCCACGGCTCCGGGCGCGACTGCGGTGTTCTTCTTCTCGGATCCGCTGATGGGCGTCCTGGCGCTCGTCAACCTCATGGCCATCGTGATGCTGTTCCCGGTCGCCTTGCGCATTCTCAACGACTTCCGTGCACAGCTGAAAGCGGGAGTCGAGCGCCCGGTTCTCGATCCGCGGAAATTCGCTGATCTCGACCTCGATCACAGCGCCTGGTCTTACGCGACACGCCCGGAGGCAGCGGCGTTGAACGAAAAAGCGGTGCCGGTCCAGCCGCGGGCTTGA
- a CDS encoding VOC family protein yields the protein MKIKLTTVYVDDQEKALRFYTEVLGFTKKTDVSNGPYRWLTVTSPEEPEGTELQLALNDNPAGKAYQQALFQQGQPAAMFHTDDVKGEYERIKARGAAFTMLPTEVMRGVNIAQLNDTCGNLIQINQLARQ from the coding sequence ATGAAGATCAAGTTGACCACCGTGTATGTGGACGACCAGGAAAAGGCTCTCCGCTTCTACACCGAGGTGCTGGGCTTCACCAAAAAGACCGACGTCAGCAACGGGCCGTATCGCTGGCTGACCGTGACCTCGCCCGAAGAGCCGGAGGGAACCGAGCTGCAGCTCGCGCTCAACGACAACCCGGCGGGCAAGGCCTACCAGCAAGCCTTGTTCCAGCAGGGACAGCCCGCGGCAATGTTCCACACCGACGACGTCAAGGGCGAGTACGAGCGCATAAAGGCGCGCGGCGCCGCGTTCACCATGCTGCCGACCGAGGTGATGCGCGGCGTGAACATCGCCCAGCTGAACGACACCTGCGGCAACCTCATTCAAATCAACCAGCTCGCGCGCCAGTAA
- a CDS encoding anthrone oxygenase family protein — protein sequence MAAILYPFAILSLLLSGAIFGFFYAWVCSTMWGLDAADPTIAIEAMQAMNASVRNAVFAPAFFGTPVVLTMTAALAFQAGFRRSALAFLGAALVYFFGGLLLTMVVNVPMNEALARIDVPADSTEAQGIWRDYSDPWKFWNTARTAASGVSLMLTGIAILALSKRG from the coding sequence ATGGCAGCCATCCTTTATCCGTTCGCGATCCTTTCGCTCCTCCTTAGCGGTGCGATCTTCGGCTTCTTCTACGCCTGGGTCTGCTCGACGATGTGGGGCCTCGACGCCGCAGATCCCACAATCGCGATCGAGGCGATGCAGGCCATGAATGCTTCTGTGCGCAACGCCGTCTTCGCACCGGCCTTTTTCGGCACGCCGGTCGTGCTGACCATGACGGCCGCCCTCGCATTTCAGGCTGGTTTCCGCCGATCGGCCCTTGCGTTCCTAGGCGCAGCCCTCGTCTATTTCTTCGGCGGGCTGCTGCTGACCATGGTGGTCAACGTACCCATGAACGAGGCGTTGGCCCGGATCGACGTGCCGGCAGATAGCACCGAGGCGCAAGGCATCTGGCGCGATTACTCCGATCCCTGGAAGTTCTGGAACACGGCGCGCACCGCAGCGAGCGGCGTGAGCTTGATGCTCACCGGTATTGCCATTCTAGCTCTGTCCAAGCGCGGCTGA
- a CDS encoding YbaN family protein: MRGLYLALGLAFVAVGFVGAFLPVLPTTPFLILAAACFARSSQRLETWLVKHPRFGPVLRDWRQRGAIPRNAKLMALGGTSLGFVVFLISTGPGPIAAGAVALLMLVGLAYVFSRPS; encoded by the coding sequence ATGCGTGGGCTCTATCTCGCTCTCGGCCTCGCCTTTGTGGCCGTGGGGTTCGTTGGCGCCTTTCTGCCGGTGCTGCCGACCACGCCCTTTCTCATCCTGGCGGCCGCCTGCTTCGCACGCTCTTCGCAGAGGCTTGAGACCTGGCTCGTCAAACACCCGCGCTTCGGGCCGGTCCTGCGTGACTGGCGGCAGCGCGGTGCGATCCCGCGCAACGCGAAGCTGATGGCACTCGGTGGAACGAGTTTGGGTTTCGTGGTCTTCCTGATCAGTACCGGTCCTGGTCCGATTGCGGCGGGAGCGGTTGCGCTCCTGATGCTCGTGGGCCTTGCCTATGTGTTTTCCAGACCTTCATAG
- a CDS encoding DUF1801 domain-containing protein, translating into MKTSKSGAEEENGAASPCQLIDAKIKGLSDWRGEMLARIRQLISEADPEVVEEVKWRKPSNMLGVPVWEHDGIICTGETYKDKIKLTFAKGTSLEDPSGLFNSSLEGNTRRAIDFHEGDKIDEEALKALIRAAVALNTSARATARPLRSQKRSKSA; encoded by the coding sequence ATGAAAACGAGCAAGAGCGGCGCGGAGGAAGAAAATGGAGCGGCCTCTCCCTGTCAGCTGATCGATGCGAAGATCAAGGGGCTGAGCGACTGGCGGGGCGAGATGCTCGCCCGGATTCGCCAGCTTATCAGCGAGGCCGATCCCGAGGTGGTCGAGGAAGTGAAATGGAGAAAGCCGTCGAACATGTTGGGAGTTCCGGTGTGGGAGCATGACGGCATCATCTGCACCGGCGAGACGTATAAGGACAAAATAAAGCTGACCTTCGCGAAGGGCACCTCGTTGGAGGATCCTTCAGGCCTCTTCAATTCCAGCCTCGAAGGCAACACGAGGCGCGCCATCGATTTCCATGAGGGCGATAAGATTGATGAAGAGGCGTTGAAGGCGCTCATCCGCGCCGCCGTGGCACTGAACACATCGGCGCGCGCGACCGCTCGCCCCCTCCGCTCTCAGAAGAGATCGAAGAGCGCCTGA
- a CDS encoding SRPBCC domain-containing protein — protein MNETLSIVVEREVPHPPEKIWRALTQPHLIEEWLMKNNFEPVVEHRFDLSADWGTVDCQVQTAEPNRMLSYTWDTKDLRSVVTWTLTRTSTGTLLRMEQTGFRPDQQPYYRGAKVGWPRFLAALEQVLARMD, from the coding sequence ATGAACGAAACGCTCTCCATCGTTGTCGAACGGGAGGTTCCCCATCCGCCGGAGAAGATCTGGCGTGCGCTCACGCAACCACACCTGATCGAGGAGTGGCTCATGAAGAACAATTTCGAACCCGTCGTGGAGCACCGTTTCGATCTCAGCGCGGACTGGGGCACTGTCGACTGCCAGGTCCAGACAGCCGAGCCGAACAGGATGCTGTCTTATACGTGGGATACCAAGGATCTCAGGAGTGTCGTCACCTGGACGCTCACCCGCACGAGCACGGGGACCCTCCTGCGCATGGAGCAGACGGGCTTCCGGCCGGATCAGCAGCCGTACTACCGGGGCGCCAAGGTTGGGTGGCCGCGGTTCCTCGCGGCCCTGGAGCAGGTTTTGGCGCGGATGGACTGA
- a CDS encoding TetR/AcrR family transcriptional regulator has translation MKRECELTSKQQMRRQRIEAAAYAVLDEVGYGGASMLAIARRASASNETLYNWYGNKQGLFRSLVEANAGDAKDLLDDALSSNGDPLDTLTRLGPILLTLVTGRRAVSLNRAAAGDVNDTGTLGRAIAEAGRDTIVPRMRSLIERAQEAGLIVTDDSAEAADVYIRLLVGDLQIRRVIGVVDELSQDEIAVRSRQALRLFLAIYRPAR, from the coding sequence ATGAAAAGGGAATGTGAGCTTACGTCAAAGCAGCAGATGCGCCGCCAGCGCATCGAGGCGGCGGCGTACGCCGTGCTCGATGAGGTCGGCTACGGGGGCGCTTCGATGCTTGCCATCGCTCGGCGGGCGTCGGCCTCGAACGAAACCCTCTACAACTGGTACGGCAACAAGCAGGGCCTATTCCGTTCGCTCGTGGAGGCAAATGCCGGCGACGCGAAGGATCTGCTCGATGATGCTCTCTCAAGCAACGGCGACCCGCTCGACACCCTCACGCGATTGGGACCGATCCTGCTCACCCTCGTAACCGGCAGGCGGGCCGTGAGCCTCAACCGGGCCGCCGCCGGCGACGTCAACGATACGGGCACGCTCGGGCGGGCAATCGCGGAAGCCGGTCGCGACACGATCGTTCCCCGCATGAGAAGCCTCATCGAAAGGGCTCAAGAAGCCGGTTTGATCGTGACGGACGATTCCGCAGAGGCGGCGGACGTCTACATCCGCCTCCTTGTCGGCGACCTGCAGATCCGCCGCGTTATCGGAGTCGTCGATGAGTTGTCGCAGGACGAGATCGCAGTCCGGTCACGCCAAGCCCTCCGCCTGTTCCTGGCGATATACCGGCCCGCTCGATGA
- a CDS encoding metalloregulator ArsR/SmtB family transcription factor produces MPQPHDVLFRTLADPTRRAIFERLCRDGDQTVGALTAQAGVSQPAVSKHLGILKRAGLVRDRHEGRQTHYSAQLNALAPLIDWTNQMASFWQTRFDLLEDLLNRMDQ; encoded by the coding sequence ATGCCGCAGCCTCACGATGTCCTTTTCAGAACGCTCGCCGATCCGACGCGACGGGCCATCTTCGAGCGGCTGTGCCGTGACGGAGACCAGACGGTCGGGGCCCTGACGGCTCAGGCCGGGGTTTCGCAACCGGCCGTCTCAAAGCATCTCGGGATCCTGAAGCGGGCCGGGCTGGTGCGCGACCGCCATGAAGGCCGCCAGACGCACTACAGCGCGCAACTTAATGCGCTGGCCCCGCTGATCGACTGGACAAACCAAATGGCCAGCTTCTGGCAAACCCGGTTCGACCTCCTCGAAGATCTGCTCAACAGGATGGACCAATGA
- a CDS encoding MmgE/PrpD family protein, with protein sequence MHFLGALFSNCAAASALDVDDGHRGAASHPGAAIIPAVLMEAERRPVSREDLLAAIIIGYEVAFRIGEARRLHEDISFASGIWICYGLPAVLGRLQARSPTPSP encoded by the coding sequence GTGCACTTCCTTGGCGCGCTCTTCTCCAATTGCGCGGCGGCGAGCGCGCTGGACGTCGATGACGGGCACCGCGGGGCTGCCAGTCATCCGGGGGCGGCCATCATTCCCGCCGTGCTGATGGAGGCGGAACGTCGGCCAGTGAGCAGAGAGGATCTGCTCGCCGCAATCATCATCGGCTATGAAGTGGCATTCCGGATCGGAGAAGCGCGACGCCTGCACGAGGACATCAGCTTCGCCAGCGGCATCTGGATCTGCTACGGCCTGCCGGCTGTGCTGGGGCGGCTGCAGGCCAGATCGCCCACGCCATCGCCATAG
- a CDS encoding DUF1801 domain-containing protein, translated as MNDKARKKPAKAAKSAATQAPTEPVLLSGGNPQIAKGYGDAPVQAYIAAMPGWKSDVGRRIDEIIVRTVPGVSKAVKWNSPFYGVGDNLWFLSLHCFTKYIKVTFFRGTSLRPVPPGQSKHPEVRYLDIYEDQLDEAQLTDWVKQASELPGERL; from the coding sequence ATGAACGACAAAGCACGCAAGAAGCCGGCGAAGGCCGCAAAGTCTGCCGCCACGCAGGCCCCTACAGAGCCGGTCCTCCTTTCGGGCGGCAATCCTCAGATCGCGAAGGGCTACGGCGACGCCCCCGTGCAGGCCTACATCGCGGCCATGCCGGGCTGGAAAAGCGATGTCGGACGCCGTATCGATGAGATCATCGTGCGCACCGTTCCCGGCGTGAGCAAAGCGGTCAAGTGGAACTCCCCCTTTTATGGGGTCGGAGACAATCTCTGGTTCCTCAGCCTTCATTGCTTCACAAAATACATCAAGGTGACGTTCTTCCGCGGCACGTCGCTGCGACCGGTCCCGCCGGGTCAATCCAAACACCCGGAGGTGCGCTATCTCGATATTTATGAGGATCAGCTTGACGAAGCCCAGCTCACCGATTGGGTTAAGCAGGCCAGCGAGTTGCCCGGCGAACGGCTGTGA